The following proteins are encoded in a genomic region of Sphingopyxis sp. YF1:
- a CDS encoding dicarboxylate/amino acid:cation symporter has translation MAETEAGSTAGRDEARARRLQWRMLAGFLVGLAAGLAVHYGAGEARWVGEAIFYLGKVGDVFLRLLFMLVIPLLVSALIVGVAEMGEVRALRTVGLRTLVYTIVVSSIAVAISLLLVNLLRPGAGVDPVLANSLIAEGAERAGSIIQTSREAKAGADAIVAIVPNNVFLAMSESDVLAVMFFALFFGIGLMLVQTPQTQALKAAIEGVFEVAMKLIGLVIQLAPIAIFCFMFNLGAQFGVDLLVRLSAFVGVVLLALGLQMFVVFPILLRLLAKKSPIAFFRQTQEAFVMAFATASSNATLPTALRVARDRLRLPDRVARFVLTIGATANQNGTAMFEGVTVLFLAQFFGVDLTLQQQVMVMAVCILGGIGTAGVPAGSLPVIALILAMVGVPPAGIGLVLGVDRFLDMCRTTLNVIGDLVAATVVSAGIGDEPAAEDVAAG, from the coding sequence ATGGCAGAGACGGAAGCGGGCTCGACCGCAGGGCGCGACGAGGCGCGCGCGCGGCGCCTGCAATGGCGGATGCTCGCCGGATTCCTCGTCGGTCTCGCGGCGGGGCTGGCGGTCCATTATGGCGCCGGCGAAGCGCGGTGGGTCGGCGAGGCGATCTTTTATCTGGGCAAGGTCGGCGACGTCTTCCTGCGCTTGCTCTTCATGCTCGTCATCCCGCTGCTCGTTTCGGCGCTCATCGTCGGCGTCGCCGAAATGGGGGAGGTTCGCGCGCTCAGGACGGTCGGGTTGCGCACCCTGGTCTACACCATCGTCGTTTCGTCGATCGCGGTCGCGATCAGCCTGCTCCTCGTCAACCTGCTCCGGCCCGGCGCGGGGGTCGATCCGGTGCTGGCGAACTCGCTGATTGCCGAAGGCGCCGAACGCGCGGGGAGCATCATCCAGACCAGCCGCGAGGCAAAGGCCGGCGCGGACGCGATCGTCGCCATCGTCCCCAATAATGTCTTCCTTGCGATGAGCGAGAGCGACGTGCTCGCGGTTATGTTCTTCGCGCTGTTCTTCGGCATCGGGCTGATGCTCGTCCAGACCCCGCAGACGCAGGCGCTCAAGGCCGCGATCGAGGGCGTGTTCGAGGTCGCGATGAAGCTGATCGGGTTGGTCATCCAGCTCGCGCCGATCGCCATCTTCTGTTTCATGTTCAATCTGGGGGCGCAATTCGGCGTCGACCTGCTGGTCCGCCTGTCGGCCTTTGTCGGGGTGGTGCTGCTCGCGCTCGGGCTCCAGATGTTCGTGGTCTTCCCGATCCTGCTCAGACTGCTGGCGAAGAAGTCGCCGATCGCCTTTTTCCGGCAGACGCAGGAGGCGTTCGTGATGGCCTTCGCCACCGCCTCGTCGAACGCGACCCTGCCGACCGCGCTGCGCGTCGCGCGCGACCGGCTGCGGCTGCCCGACCGCGTCGCGCGTTTCGTGCTGACGATCGGCGCCACCGCGAACCAGAACGGCACCGCGATGTTCGAGGGCGTGACCGTGCTCTTCCTCGCGCAATTCTTCGGGGTCGACCTGACGCTGCAGCAACAGGTCATGGTGATGGCGGTGTGCATTCTCGGCGGGATCGGCACCGCGGGGGTGCCCGCCGGATCGCTGCCGGTGATCGCGCTGATCCTCGCGATGGTCGGGGTGCCCCCCGCGGGCATCGGGCTGGTGCTCGGCGTCGACCGCTTTCTCGACATGTGCCGCACGACGCTCAACGTCATCGGCGACCTTGTCGCCGCGACGGTGGTGTCGGCGGGGATCGGGGACGAGCCGGCGGCGGAGGACGTCGCCGCCGGCTGA
- a CDS encoding SLC13 family permease, translating into MDPVAALITEYRAVLGLVVLAGIFIAFLWERFPPSVVAVAGAGVMLALGLLDEKAAYGVFSNSAPLTVGAMFILSGALIRTGVIDKVGNYVVGRARRNPRLAVAEVFGGGLLVSGFINSTPFVVVMMPVCFRLAEALGVSPKKLLMPLSVIAVLGGCLTLIGTSTNLVVAGIAEQAGLEPFGLFSITPYGLAIAAAGVLGLLVMARFLPSDYPRIAERADGSEQLYLTELGLAEGDAAIDMALDAVNIGVPPGQVVGVIAGGRLISGEEAQHHRLAAGNRIVVRIDGAALMTLRAEGRYVMGIGGDTGDKSTVVEVTIAPNHRAIDRPLSEIPFLQRQRVRILGVARFRHNPGPTLADNNIRAADRLLVEADDANIGLLRENTGLIGLAMTSMTAFRRRKAWIAMLVMASAVLLSATGVMSIGVAAFIGVGIVLVTRCLDATEAWRSIDGDVLILIFAMLAVGAALEQAGSVALMVDAIQPFLMHAPRWAVIATVYFSALLLSELLSNNAVAALMGPLVIGIAEATGVSPYPLLIALMMGASACFATPVGYQTNTLVYAAGDYRFTDFVKIGVPLNILTGVAGCFALAFWTP; encoded by the coding sequence GTGGATCCCGTCGCCGCCCTGATCACCGAGTACCGCGCCGTGCTCGGGCTGGTGGTGCTGGCGGGGATCTTCATCGCTTTTCTGTGGGAGCGTTTTCCGCCGTCGGTGGTCGCGGTCGCGGGTGCGGGCGTGATGCTGGCGCTCGGCCTGCTCGACGAAAAGGCGGCATATGGTGTCTTCTCGAACAGCGCGCCCCTCACCGTGGGCGCGATGTTCATCCTCTCGGGCGCGCTGATCCGGACCGGGGTGATCGACAAGGTCGGCAATTATGTCGTCGGCCGGGCGCGCCGGAACCCCCGGCTCGCGGTTGCCGAAGTGTTCGGCGGCGGCTTGCTCGTCTCGGGCTTCATCAACAGCACGCCCTTCGTCGTGGTGATGATGCCGGTCTGCTTCCGGCTTGCCGAGGCGCTCGGCGTGTCGCCGAAGAAGCTGCTGATGCCGCTATCGGTGATCGCGGTCCTTGGCGGTTGCCTGACCCTCATCGGCACCTCGACCAACCTCGTCGTCGCGGGGATTGCCGAGCAGGCGGGGCTCGAGCCCTTTGGACTGTTCAGCATCACCCCCTACGGTCTCGCGATCGCGGCTGCGGGCGTGCTCGGACTGCTCGTGATGGCGCGTTTCCTGCCGTCGGACTATCCGCGCATCGCCGAGCGTGCCGACGGGTCCGAGCAACTCTACCTCACCGAACTCGGGCTCGCGGAGGGCGATGCGGCGATCGACATGGCGCTCGACGCGGTGAATATCGGGGTGCCGCCCGGTCAGGTCGTCGGGGTGATCGCCGGCGGCCGGCTCATCTCTGGCGAGGAGGCGCAGCACCACCGGCTTGCGGCCGGCAATCGCATCGTCGTGCGGATCGACGGTGCGGCGCTGATGACGCTGCGCGCCGAGGGCCGCTATGTGATGGGCATCGGCGGTGATACGGGCGACAAATCGACCGTGGTCGAAGTGACGATCGCTCCCAACCACCGCGCGATCGATCGCCCGCTTAGCGAGATTCCGTTTCTCCAGCGCCAGCGCGTCCGCATCCTCGGCGTCGCGCGTTTTCGTCACAATCCGGGGCCGACGCTCGCCGACAACAATATCCGCGCCGCCGACCGCCTGCTCGTCGAGGCCGACGACGCCAATATCGGGCTGCTCCGCGAAAATACGGGACTGATCGGTCTCGCGATGACGTCGATGACCGCCTTTCGCCGTCGCAAGGCGTGGATCGCGATGCTGGTGATGGCAAGCGCGGTGCTGCTGTCGGCGACGGGGGTGATGTCGATCGGCGTCGCGGCCTTCATCGGCGTCGGCATCGTGCTCGTCACGCGCTGCCTCGACGCGACCGAGGCGTGGCGCAGCATCGACGGCGACGTGCTGATCCTGATCTTCGCGATGCTCGCCGTGGGCGCCGCGCTCGAACAGGCGGGCTCGGTCGCGCTGATGGTCGACGCGATCCAGCCTTTCCTGATGCATGCGCCGCGCTGGGCGGTTATCGCGACGGTCTATTTTTCGGCGTTGCTCTTGTCCGAACTGCTCAGCAACAATGCCGTTGCGGCGCTGATGGGGCCGCTGGTAATCGGTATCGCCGAGGCGACGGGGGTGTCGCCCTATCCGCTGCTGATCGCACTGATGATGGGGGCGTCCGCCTGTTTCGCGACCCCGGTCGGCTATCAGACCAATACGCTCGTCTATGCCGCCGGCGATTATCGCTTCACCGATTTCGTCAAGATCGGGGTGCCGCTCAACATCCTGACCGGCGTCGCGGGCTGCTTCGCGCTCGCCTTTTGGACGCCCTGA
- a CDS encoding dicarboxylate/amino acid:cation symporter, whose amino-acid sequence MDRKLTWYILAGMVLGVVVGYAVHVGLPADNAWFGHLSKTFKLLSDIFLNLIKLLVAPLVLSTIVVGIAHMGDSSALGRIGTRAIIWFITASFVSIALGLLMVNLFTPGVGAPIPDAAEAAKMVGEVKKLDAWEFTLSIFPKNALEALATNNILQILVFSVFCGVALSAIGEKGAPLVRGADALAEMMLQITGYVMRFAPFAVFGAIANVVAKSGLGILATYFELLIEFYASLILLWVILLTAGWVFLRQRIWMLIRYIREPLLIAFSTASSEAALPKMFEQLDRFGVPRRISGFMLPLGYSFNLDGSMMYMSFATIFIAQAYGMDLSISTQILILLTLMISSKGIAAVPRASLVVITGTLAQFGLPVEGVAIILAIDQFLDMGRTATNVVGNAVATSVITKWEGMLEVPDPAEMELPHAPAHTAHGGARGLVLEEDMVRDERSRTD is encoded by the coding sequence ATGGACCGTAAACTGACGTGGTATATTCTCGCCGGCATGGTGCTCGGCGTGGTCGTGGGCTATGCCGTCCACGTCGGGCTTCCGGCCGACAATGCATGGTTCGGACATCTGTCGAAGACGTTCAAGCTGCTGTCCGACATTTTCCTCAATCTGATCAAGCTGCTCGTTGCCCCGCTGGTGCTGTCGACCATCGTCGTCGGCATCGCGCATATGGGCGACAGTTCGGCGCTCGGCCGTATCGGCACGCGCGCGATCATCTGGTTCATCACCGCCAGCTTCGTGTCGATCGCGCTCGGCCTGCTGATGGTGAACCTCTTCACCCCCGGGGTCGGCGCCCCGATCCCCGATGCCGCCGAAGCCGCGAAGATGGTGGGTGAGGTGAAGAAGCTCGACGCGTGGGAATTCACCCTGTCGATCTTCCCCAAGAATGCGCTCGAGGCGCTGGCGACGAACAATATTCTCCAGATTCTCGTTTTCTCGGTCTTCTGCGGTGTCGCGCTGTCGGCGATCGGCGAAAAGGGGGCTCCCCTGGTGCGCGGCGCCGATGCGCTCGCCGAGATGATGCTCCAGATCACCGGCTATGTGATGCGCTTTGCGCCCTTCGCGGTGTTCGGGGCGATCGCCAATGTCGTCGCGAAGAGCGGGCTCGGCATCCTCGCGACCTATTTCGAGCTGCTCATCGAATTCTATGCTTCGCTGATTCTGCTGTGGGTCATCCTGCTGACGGCCGGCTGGGTCTTCCTGCGTCAGCGCATCTGGATGCTGATCCGCTATATCCGCGAACCGCTGCTGATCGCCTTCTCGACCGCGTCGTCCGAAGCGGCGCTGCCCAAGATGTTCGAACAGCTCGACCGCTTCGGGGTGCCGCGGCGCATTTCGGGTTTCATGCTGCCGCTCGGCTACAGCTTCAACCTCGACGGTTCGATGATGTATATGAGCTTCGCGACGATCTTCATCGCGCAGGCTTATGGCATGGACCTGTCGATCAGCACCCAGATACTGATCCTGCTGACGCTGATGATCAGCTCGAAGGGGATCGCAGCGGTGCCGCGCGCCAGCCTGGTCGTGATCACCGGCACGCTCGCGCAGTTCGGCCTGCCGGTCGAAGGGGTCGCGATCATCCTCGCGATCGACCAGTTCCTCGACATGGGCCGCACCGCGACCAACGTCGTCGGCAACGCGGTGGCAACCAGCGTCATCACCAAGTGGGAAGGCATGCTCGAAGTGCCCGATCCCGCCGAGATGGAGCTGCCGCACGCCCCCGCCCATACCGCGCACGGCGGCGCGCGCGGGCTCGTGCTGGAAGAGGATATGGTCCGCGATGAACGGAGCAGGACCGACTGA
- a CDS encoding cytochrome P450 — protein sequence MNAPAQIQWSEKRFGPETQHWLPRNPGTTLDHIPGEDGLPVLGTTLDQLRDYPGFARRMVAKYGRVYRSNSFGGRSVALHGPEANELVMFDRDKIFSSEQGWGPVLNLLFPRGLMLMDFEKHRADRKTLSVAFKPEPMRHYADSLNAGIKDRVARWSGKTFAFYPAIKELTLDLAATSFLGIPWGPEADKVNKAFVDMVQASIGIVRVPLPFTAMGRGAKGRAYLVDYFGRMVPERREGAGEDIFSQICRARDENGDYLSADAIVDHMNFLMMAAHDTITSSVTSLVWMLAKHPEWQDRLREEMLAVAPAGEGVGHNSLGELELTEWAFKESLRLIPPVPTFPRRALRDFEYGGYRIPAGTSVGVSPAVTHMMEEHWPDPEKFDPMRFSPEEVRGRHKYAWVPFGGGAHMCLGLHFAYMQAKIFFHHVVTTHRIVVAEGYDPEWKILPIPRPKDGLVVTFEPIA from the coding sequence ATGAACGCCCCCGCCCAGATTCAATGGTCCGAAAAGCGCTTCGGCCCCGAAACGCAGCACTGGTTGCCCCGCAATCCCGGAACGACGCTCGACCATATACCTGGCGAGGACGGGCTGCCGGTGCTCGGCACGACGCTCGACCAGCTGCGCGACTATCCAGGATTCGCGCGGCGCATGGTCGCCAAATATGGCCGCGTTTACCGCAGCAACAGTTTCGGCGGGCGCAGCGTCGCGCTGCACGGTCCCGAGGCGAACGAACTGGTGATGTTCGACCGCGACAAGATCTTCTCGTCCGAACAGGGATGGGGGCCGGTGCTGAACCTGCTCTTTCCGCGTGGACTGATGCTGATGGATTTCGAAAAGCATCGCGCCGACCGCAAGACGCTCTCGGTCGCCTTCAAGCCCGAACCGATGCGCCACTATGCCGATTCGCTCAACGCGGGGATCAAGGACCGCGTGGCGCGGTGGAGCGGCAAGACCTTTGCCTTCTATCCTGCGATCAAGGAACTGACGCTCGACCTTGCCGCGACCAGCTTCCTCGGTATCCCCTGGGGCCCCGAAGCGGACAAGGTCAACAAGGCCTTTGTCGACATGGTACAGGCGTCGATCGGCATCGTGCGCGTGCCGCTGCCCTTCACCGCGATGGGACGCGGGGCGAAGGGGCGGGCCTATCTGGTCGACTATTTCGGCCGCATGGTGCCCGAACGGCGCGAGGGCGCGGGCGAGGATATCTTCAGCCAGATCTGCCGCGCGCGCGACGAGAATGGCGACTATCTGAGCGCCGATGCCATCGTCGACCATATGAACTTCCTGATGATGGCGGCGCACGACACGATCACCAGCTCGGTCACCTCGCTCGTCTGGATGCTCGCCAAACACCCCGAATGGCAGGACCGCCTGCGCGAGGAAATGCTCGCGGTCGCGCCGGCGGGCGAGGGCGTCGGGCACAACAGCCTCGGCGAGCTCGAACTGACCGAATGGGCGTTCAAGGAATCGCTGCGCCTGATCCCGCCGGTCCCGACCTTTCCGCGCCGCGCGCTCCGGGATTTCGAATATGGCGGCTACCGCATCCCCGCGGGCACCTCGGTCGGGGTCAGCCCCGCGGTCACGCACATGATGGAAGAGCATTGGCCCGATCCCGAAAAATTCGACCCGATGCGCTTCTCGCCCGAGGAAGTGCGCGGCCGGCACAAATATGCGTGGGTTCCCTTCGGCGGCGGCGCGCACATGTGCCTGGGGCTCCACTTTGCCTATATGCAGGCGAAAATCTTCTTCCATCACGTCGTCACCACGCACCGGATCGTCGTGGCGGAGGGCTATGACCCCGAATGGAAGATCTTGCCGATCCCGCGACCGAAGGACGGGCTGGTCGTGACCTTCGAACCGATCGCCTGA
- the sufC gene encoding Fe-S cluster assembly ATPase SufC yields MLKIDNLHATVADKPILKGLSLAINAGEIHAIMGPNGAGKSTLSYVLGGRPGYEVTEGSATFDGQDLLDMDPHERAAAGLFLGFQYPVEIPGVSNVQFLRESLNAQRKARGEEPLSGGDFLKLAREKAGLLKLDMDMLKRPVNVGFSGGEKKRNEMVQMGILDPKLAILDETDSGLDIDALRVVGDGINAIMRRPDKAVLLITHYQRLLDYVQPDFVHVLAGGRIVKSGGPELALELEREGYAEIAA; encoded by the coding sequence ATGCTCAAAATCGATAACCTCCACGCCACCGTCGCCGACAAGCCGATCCTGAAGGGCCTGTCGCTCGCCATCAATGCGGGCGAAATCCATGCGATCATGGGCCCGAACGGCGCGGGCAAGTCGACGCTCTCCTACGTCCTTGGCGGGCGGCCCGGTTACGAGGTCACTGAAGGGTCGGCGACCTTCGACGGGCAGGATCTGCTCGACATGGATCCGCACGAGCGTGCCGCCGCCGGCCTGTTCCTCGGCTTCCAATATCCGGTCGAAATTCCCGGCGTGTCGAACGTCCAGTTCCTGCGCGAGAGCCTCAACGCCCAGCGCAAGGCGCGCGGTGAGGAACCGCTGTCGGGCGGCGATTTCCTGAAGCTCGCGCGTGAGAAGGCGGGGTTGCTCAAGCTCGACATGGACATGCTCAAGCGCCCGGTGAACGTCGGTTTCTCGGGCGGCGAGAAGAAGCGCAACGAGATGGTGCAGATGGGCATCCTCGATCCCAAGCTCGCGATCCTCGACGAGACGGACTCGGGCCTCGACATCGACGCGCTGCGCGTCGTCGGCGACGGGATCAACGCGATCATGCGCCGCCCCGACAAGGCGGTGCTGCTGATCACCCATTATCAGCGCCTGCTCGACTATGTGCAGCCCGATTTCGTCCACGTCCTCGCGGGCGGGCGCATCGTCAAGTCGGGCGGCCCCGAACTGGCGCTCGAACTCGAACGCGAAGGCTATGCGGAGATCGCGGCGTGA
- a CDS encoding cysteine desulfurase, translated as MSTTTALRTFPDVRADFPGLTPGWHYLDTAATAQKPQAVIDATVHAMGRDYATVHRGVYARSADMTLAYEAARRRIAAFIGAKEEQIAFVRGATEAINLVAYSHPKKGRVLLSVLEHHSNIVPWQLAGWQVDVCPLTADGCIDLDAAEKMLTPDHEMVAFAHVSNVLGSPLDVARAAELAHRVGAELLVDGCQAVPRLPVDVAALGCDYYVFSGHKLYGPTGIGVLWSDKLDALPPWQGGGSMIDRVTFAKTTYAPAPTRFEAGTPAIVEAIGLAAAIDYVDAVGVAAIHAHEVALVGTLREALARRNSITLFGPENSAGIVSFAMAGVHPHDIGTILDESGVAIRAGHHCAQPLMEHLGVPATARASFGVYSNDDDVAALIDGLARVERIFG; from the coding sequence GTGAGCACCACGACCGCCCTCCGCACCTTCCCCGACGTCCGCGCCGATTTCCCGGGCCTGACGCCCGGCTGGCACTATCTCGACACCGCCGCGACCGCGCAGAAGCCGCAGGCGGTGATCGACGCAACGGTCCATGCGATGGGCCGCGACTATGCGACCGTGCACCGCGGCGTCTATGCGCGATCGGCCGACATGACGCTCGCCTATGAGGCGGCACGGCGGCGGATCGCGGCGTTTATCGGCGCGAAGGAAGAGCAGATCGCCTTCGTGCGCGGCGCGACCGAGGCGATCAACCTCGTGGCTTACTCGCACCCCAAGAAGGGCCGCGTGCTGCTGTCGGTGCTGGAGCATCACAGCAATATCGTGCCGTGGCAGCTGGCGGGCTGGCAGGTCGACGTGTGCCCGCTCACCGCCGACGGCTGCATCGACCTCGATGCAGCCGAAAAGATGCTGACCCCTGACCATGAGATGGTCGCCTTCGCGCATGTCTCGAACGTGCTGGGCAGCCCGCTCGACGTCGCCCGCGCGGCCGAACTCGCGCACCGCGTCGGTGCCGAACTGCTGGTCGACGGCTGCCAGGCGGTGCCGCGGCTACCGGTCGACGTCGCCGCGCTCGGCTGCGACTATTATGTCTTTTCGGGGCACAAGCTTTACGGCCCGACGGGCATCGGCGTGCTGTGGAGCGATAAGCTCGACGCACTGCCACCGTGGCAGGGCGGCGGATCGATGATCGACCGCGTGACCTTTGCCAAGACGACTTACGCCCCCGCCCCCACGCGCTTCGAGGCGGGCACGCCCGCGATCGTCGAGGCGATCGGGCTCGCGGCGGCGATCGATTATGTCGATGCGGTCGGCGTCGCGGCGATCCACGCGCATGAGGTCGCGCTGGTCGGGACCTTGCGCGAGGCACTCGCGCGGCGGAACAGCATCACGCTGTTCGGCCCCGAAAACAGCGCCGGAATCGTAAGCTTTGCGATGGCGGGGGTTCATCCGCACGACATCGGCACTATCTTGGACGAAAGCGGGGTCGCGATCCGCGCCGGGCATCATTGCGCACAGCCGCTGATGGAGCATCTGGGTGTGCCCGCGACCGCGCGCGCGAGTTTTGGCGTTTACAGCAATGACGACGATGTGGCGGCGCTGATCGACGGCCTCGCTCGCGTCGAGAGGATTTTCGGATGA
- a CDS encoding iron-sulfur cluster assembly accessory protein — MTETKTRARPAAVTLTAGAEERIATLMVSAPEGAIGVRLSTPRRGCSGLAYSVDYVTEEVKFDEKIETPGGVFYIDGASVLYLIGSTMDWVEDDFAAGFVFENPNAKGACGCGESFTV; from the coding sequence ATGACCGAGACCAAGACCCGCGCCCGGCCCGCCGCTGTGACGCTCACCGCCGGCGCCGAAGAGCGGATCGCGACGCTGATGGTGTCGGCCCCCGAGGGGGCGATCGGCGTCCGCCTGTCGACCCCGCGCCGCGGTTGCTCGGGGCTCGCTTACTCGGTCGACTATGTCACCGAAGAGGTGAAGTTCGACGAGAAGATCGAGACCCCCGGCGGGGTCTTCTACATCGATGGCGCGTCGGTGCTGTACCTGATCGGCAGCACGATGGACTGGGTCGAGGATGATTTCGCCGCGGGCTTCGTCTTCGAAAACCCCAACGCCAAGGGCGCGTGCGGCTGCGGCGAGAGCTTTACCGTCTGA
- a CDS encoding extensin family protein, whose product MKTLRPYLVWFAVALLLSLAAIRAMQWVRDHPEHDPAARFELAHPQGWATHRKLIGLAGDDAACFAAFDRANAGYERRPVVGQDQCRASQRMVLTGNRLVPTMRPANAAPGCAVTAAMALWTRDVVQPLAQQYFGQKVVQLENLGSYNCRKIAGKQAQSQHSTANAIDISAFVLADGTRIALINDWEPGDRRGEFLHAVRDGSCDLFSTVLSPDYNAAHADHFHLDMAKRTVGWSVCH is encoded by the coding sequence GTGAAGACCCTTCGCCCCTATCTCGTCTGGTTCGCCGTTGCCCTGCTGCTCAGTCTCGCCGCGATTCGCGCGATGCAATGGGTGCGCGATCATCCCGAACATGATCCCGCCGCGCGCTTCGAACTTGCGCATCCGCAGGGCTGGGCGACGCATCGCAAGCTGATCGGGCTGGCCGGCGACGATGCCGCCTGCTTTGCCGCCTTCGATCGCGCGAACGCCGGTTACGAACGGCGTCCGGTGGTGGGACAGGATCAGTGCCGCGCGAGCCAGCGCATGGTGCTCACGGGCAATCGGCTGGTGCCGACGATGCGCCCCGCGAACGCCGCGCCCGGCTGTGCGGTCACCGCGGCGATGGCGCTGTGGACCCGCGACGTCGTCCAGCCGCTCGCGCAGCAATATTTCGGGCAGAAGGTCGTCCAGCTCGAAAATCTGGGCAGCTACAATTGTCGCAAGATCGCGGGAAAACAGGCGCAGAGCCAGCATTCGACCGCCAATGCCATCGACATTTCCGCCTTTGTGCTCGCCGACGGGACGCGGATCGCGCTGATCAACGACTGGGAACCGGGCGACCGGCGCGGCGAATTCCTCCACGCGGTGCGCGACGGATCGTGCGACCTGTTCAGCACCGTGCTCTCGCCCGACTATAACGCCGCGCACGCCGACCATTTCCATCTCGACATGGCGAAACGGACCGTGGGCTGGTCGGTGTGTCACTGA
- a CDS encoding SUF system Fe-S cluster assembly protein: MNEERTIRVEEVTSVEAPPKARVGDVETAPEKLERKRDYLEGFLAAKPAASEPGAVGGDLYEAVVGALKDIYDPEIPVNIYDLGLIYNVEIDEGHVMVTMTLTTPHCPVAESMPAEVELRVGAVPGVGDAEVNLVWDPPWSPENMSDEARLELGML; encoded by the coding sequence ATGAACGAGGAACGGACGATCAGGGTCGAGGAAGTGACGAGCGTCGAGGCGCCGCCCAAAGCGCGCGTCGGCGACGTCGAAACGGCGCCCGAAAAGCTGGAGCGCAAGCGCGACTATCTCGAAGGATTCCTCGCGGCCAAGCCCGCGGCGAGCGAACCGGGCGCGGTCGGCGGCGACCTTTACGAGGCGGTCGTCGGTGCGCTCAAGGATATTTACGACCCCGAAATCCCCGTGAACATCTACGACCTCGGCCTGATCTACAATGTCGAGATCGACGAGGGGCATGTGATGGTCACGATGACGCTGACGACGCCGCATTGCCCGGTCGCCGAATCGATGCCCGCCGAGGTCGAGCTGCGCGTCGGCGCGGTTCCCGGTGTGGGCGATGCCGAGGTCAATCTCGTCTGGGACCCGCCGTGGAGTCCGGAGAATATGAGCGACGAAGCGCGCCTCGAGCTGGGAATGCTGTGA
- a CDS encoding SufD family Fe-S cluster assembly protein — MTAVPTRRDEAWRYSDIEAVTAAWPLPAPESIVVPAGGDFRRAIVQDEGAIHQIEMSVGKGATASLHVLNIGGAYGRIELAVTLHEGADFNLGAAQIGGGEQNLEIVTTVTHAKPGATSRQMVRSVLGGTATGTYLGKVAVARDAQQTDSEQDVKAMLLDRSATANAKPELEIFADDVKCAHGCAIGELDAMSLYYLQSRGLPPAEAKKILLQAFVAGVFDGAEDEEQLQALALAKLGELV; from the coding sequence ATGACCGCCGTCCCCACCCGGCGCGACGAAGCGTGGCGCTATAGCGACATCGAAGCGGTGACCGCGGCGTGGCCGCTGCCCGCGCCCGAGAGCATCGTCGTGCCCGCGGGCGGCGATTTCAGGCGCGCGATCGTCCAGGACGAAGGCGCGATCCATCAGATCGAAATGAGCGTCGGCAAGGGCGCGACGGCATCCCTGCACGTCCTCAACATCGGGGGTGCCTATGGCCGCATTGAACTCGCCGTGACGCTGCACGAAGGTGCCGACTTCAACCTCGGCGCGGCGCAGATCGGCGGCGGCGAACAAAATCTCGAGATCGTCACCACCGTCACCCACGCCAAACCCGGCGCGACGTCGCGGCAGATGGTGCGGTCGGTCCTCGGCGGCACCGCGACCGGCACCTATCTCGGCAAGGTCGCGGTCGCGCGCGATGCGCAGCAGACCGACAGCGAGCAGGATGTGAAGGCGATGCTGCTCGACCGCAGCGCGACCGCCAACGCCAAGCCCGAGCTTGAAATCTTCGCCGACGACGTCAAATGCGCGCACGGCTGCGCGATCGGCGAACTCGACGCGATGAGCCTCTATTATCTCCAGTCGCGCGGGCTTCCTCCGGCCGAAGCGAAGAAGATCCTGCTGCAGGCCTTCGTCGCGGGCGTCTTCGACGGCGCCGAGGATGAAGAGCAGTTGCAGGCGCTCGCACTCGCGAAATTGGGGGAGCTGGTGTGA